Genomic window (Thermococcus sp.):
CTCGCTCCTCATATCCTCAAGAACCGAGAGAACCTCCTCGGGAATCACTCCAGTCCACCCACTTCTTCGTCGGTGTTTATGACCATTCCCCTATCGGTTATTTCAAACGTCCTCACGAAGGGGTCGAAGCCGCTTCCCCTGAACTTTGTTATCCTCACAGTTCTCATGAGCCTGCCGTTGACTTCCATTCTTTTTAGTTCTATGACCCCGTTAACGAGGTATTCCTCTATATCCGTCTTCTCCAGTTCGGATGTTATTAAAACGGTCGCCTTGAGCTTCATCATACTCTTTACAAAGGTTAGGAAAGACTTCCTGTAGTCCATCTCGGTGTTGGCGGCGACCTTAAGCATTGTTATCGGATCAACGATAATGCGGGAATACCTGATTTCCCTAAATCGCTCAACGATTGCCGACGTCAGCTTTTCAAGGCTTTTTGCGTATGTTTCGAAGAAGTCCTCTACAAGAACGTATTTTTCAACCGTTGGAGTGGCGTCAAGGAGAACAAAGCTCGGATTTCTTACGTCGAAGCCCATCCGGCCAAAGTCTTCCCTTATGTTCTCGGCCGGCTCCTCAAGGGTTATGTAAAGGACGTCCTCCCCGTTTTTAACGCCTTCCATGGCAAAGTGCATGGCCAGGGTGGTCTTTCCCGTCCCCGGGGACCCCTTGACCAGATAGACCCTGCCCCCTATTAAGCCACCATTAAGCATCTTGTCAAGCCCGGCAATTCCCGTTGAAACCCGC
Coding sequences:
- a CDS encoding ATPase domain-containing protein; this translates as MNPVRVSTGIAGLDKMLNGGLIGGRVYLVKGSPGTGKTTLAMHFAMEGVKNGEDVLYITLEEPAENIREDFGRMGFDVRNPSFVLLDATPTVEKYVLVEDFFETYAKSLEKLTSAIVERFREIRYSRIIVDPITMLKVAANTEMDYRKSFLTFVKSMMKLKATVLITSELEKTDIEEYLVNGVIELKRMEVNGRLMRTVRITKFRGSGFDPFVRTFEITDRGMVINTDEEVGGLE